A part of Jaculus jaculus isolate mJacJac1 chromosome 17, mJacJac1.mat.Y.cur, whole genome shotgun sequence genomic DNA contains:
- the LOC105944473 gene encoding ATP-dependent Clp protease proteolytic subunit, mitochondrial-like — protein sequence MFINSPGGVVTSGLAIYDTMQYFLNPICAWCVGQAASMGSLLLATGRPGMRHSVPTSRIMIHQPSEGARGQATDIAIHAEEIIKLKKQLYNIYAKHTKQSLQVIESAMERDRYMSPMEAQEFGILDKVLVHPPQDGEDEPELVQREPTAQPLNLPPQQAPEPHQFPGKWRASE from the coding sequence ATGTTTATCAACAGCCCAGGTGGTGTGGTGACCTCAGGCCTGGCCATCTATGACACAATGCAGTACTTCCTGAACCCCATCTGTGCATGGTGCGTGGGCCAGGCTGCCAGCATGGGCTCCCTGCTTCTAGCCACTGGTCGCCCTGGCATGCGTCACTCCGTCCCCACTTCCCGCATCATGATCCACCAACCCTCTGAGGGCGCCCGGGGCCAAGCCACAGACATCGCCATCCACGCAGAGGAGATCATAAAACTCAAGAAGCAGCTTTACAACATCTATGCCAAACACACGAAGCAGAGCCTGCAGGTGATAGAGTCAGCCATGGAGAGGGACCGCTACATGAGCCCCATGGAGGCCCAGGAGTTTGGCATCTTGGACAAGGTTCTGGTCCACCCGCCCCAGGATGGGGAGGACGAGCCAGAGCTGGTGCAGAGGGAACCCACGGCACAGCCACTGAACCTCCCACCCCAGCAAGCTCCTGAGCCACACCAGTTTCCAGGAAAGTGGAGGGCCAGCGAATGA